GAATCCCATTTCATGTTCATACATGTGCAATTGTAttaatctattcttttattcaGACACAAAGAATAGTAAAAAGGAGATGCTTTATATAACGCGTGTATACGAGTGGTCCCTGTGGGCGCGTGGGGGGTGAAGGACGcggtggcggaggtggtggtggtggtggtagacgcTCGGTAACTACCGCGTTAGTTAATCAATGCAATGATGGCGAACCCTTACGGCATATTCCCGACCATGCCGACCAATAGTAGCACCACGCTATTATGTGCGCAGTGCAAGAAGTTCTTTACGTACATGGACAGTGTGGTGCTGTGTGACGGGGCGTGCAAGCGGTGGTACCACAGCAAGTGTGCCAAGCTACCCGAGAACAAGTACCGCGTCATTCAGGACCGGGACGAGAACAGGAGCCTGGGCCTCAAGTGCATGTGGGCGTGCAAAGACTGCAGGGATCGgccagacacaggcagggaccCAGAATTTGAGTCTTACGTCCGAGAGAGACTCGGAAAACTGAGCCAAGTATTGGAATATCTGGTGACCAAAATTCAAGATATCGAGAACAGACAGAAGAGTCAAGAAGTGGAGATGAATAAGGTAttgctttagtttttttttttttttttaattaacagtTAGTCTTGTTCATGAATAAAAGATGCATCTACACCACTAGTTGGCGAGCAGCATGGCCTCGGGGTATATGGATGTAGGTAGTACATTATGCGGCACTCGTGGAGAATTTGGGTCCCGGGCTGGCTGGGCCCGCGGCCTGCCGGTATAAGTTAAAAGTTGTGCTTTTCTGTTGCAGTGTTACGACGTTGGGCGAGCTAGGATACTGCCACACAGGGCAGGAGAGCCTACTAGCTAATGCAGCTATACATACCAGTATCCTCGCTCACCCGACATGATAAATGCAACAAAATACATAACTGGCAACTCATACCGGCTAGCATCAGGCCCAGTCAGCACGGGACCACAATTCTCCACGAGTGCCCACTCCTATTGTAAAGCAGGCTAACAaatatttgtgtatgtgtgtgtgtgtgtgtgtgtgtgggtggggggtaATGACTGGATGAAGCATAACCTCCCAGGCATGGCATTGCACAGCCCAAGGAAGGTAGTGACCACCTTGCTAGCACCCTTGCTACCCAGGGTTCAGCAGCACCAAGAGTTTGTGTTTGTCACTGCTGTGGTGGGTACTGGTCCAGCTTATTGATGCTGCCTGCTGCATCAATTTCTGCTGGTGTGTGCAGTCCTAACATCCTTTAATTGCAGTACATCATTATGTATAAGAGATTATAGTGCACAAATCCCTGCTTTACACAGACTTGTATGCTTCAACATTTCCTTCCAGCCATGTGCTTGATACAAGGCGAGATTTTGTGTCCTTTCCTCTCGAATCATTATCTGTCCAACCATCCTGAAAGTCAAAGTAAGAAATGGCAGGCAGAATATGAAGGCATATAATTTACTGAAGATGGGAGGGGGTAGGGGGAACCCAGGTCTAACCACCACCCATCAAACAGCCAGGAAGGCACCTGACTTTGAAATCAGTGACATGCTGTACTGATGCCTAAGAGACTTGCAGCATACGATAATCACACTGTTCGCAGCAGGCGTGCCTAAACACGACTGAGTGTGTAGCCTACCTTTAAGATGCCTACTCACGAATCAGTGTAAGTTAGTTATTAAAGAAGGAAACACCACTCAAGCTGCA
This window of the Scylla paramamosain isolate STU-SP2022 chromosome 1, ASM3559412v1, whole genome shotgun sequence genome carries:
- the LOC135102647 gene encoding uncharacterized protein LOC135102647 isoform X3; the protein is MMANPYGIFPTMPTNSSTTLLCAQCKKFFTYMDSVVLCDGACKRWYHSKCAKLPENKYRVIQDRDENRSLGLKCMWACKDCRDRPDTGRDPEFESYVRERLGKLSQVLEYLVTKIQDIENRQKSQEVEMNKETGDALYNFTGNFAGASAGAQGQGSSNAGLKEAMECHYGDYNQQVTSLMP